The following proteins are encoded in a genomic region of Leptospira kirschneri serovar Cynopteri str. 3522 CT:
- the speD gene encoding adenosylmethionine decarboxylase, which produces MNALGKHVIAEFYECDYETINNHELVEDIMLKSVDLSGATTIKSVFHRFSPYGVSGVVVVSESHFAIHTWPEYGYCAVDVFTCGDLIDNQAALDYLKEKFGSRNVSVVEMKRGVLNLGVDLHHKPVGN; this is translated from the coding sequence TTGAACGCATTGGGAAAACATGTAATCGCTGAATTTTATGAATGCGATTATGAAACCATTAACAACCACGAATTAGTTGAGGACATCATGTTAAAGTCCGTTGACCTGTCAGGTGCCACGACGATTAAGTCGGTTTTTCATAGATTCAGTCCGTATGGAGTGAGCGGCGTGGTTGTTGTTAGTGAATCCCATTTTGCGATTCATACCTGGCCCGAATACGGTTATTGTGCCGTGGACGTATTTACCTGTGGGGATCTTATTGATAATCAGGCAGCCCTGGATTATCTAAAAGAGAAATTTGGCTCGAGAAACGTTTCCGTTGTGGAAATGAAACGTGGTGTACTGAACTTAGGCGTAGACCTTCATCACAAGCCAGTTGGGAATTAA
- a CDS encoding S-adenosylmethionine decarboxylase — translation MSLKTRETQKLVTRFSYLRNSLEIQTTDSGETYLSTREPIPVGEVVAVWGGKAVHKNELTGLSGLSTPHRVNRDFYLVSPLHDDGIDSIHLIRQKEDANCGYQGDIALVALRDIAAGEEISFHPAMHSPELALSKGKNSDVFRTRFHKHFPTYIQSQIDSNEELKVHPAFVEGAWGLLTSIDLESCNPALIRDADAIKRYVLELCDLIEMKRFGETVVVHFGEDERVAGYSMFQLIETSCISAHFANETNTSYIDIFSCKCYDPKVAAEFTRKFFQGDAMRLTVTNRF, via the coding sequence ATGAGTCTGAAAACCAGAGAAACACAAAAACTAGTTACCCGTTTTTCTTATCTCAGAAATTCTCTTGAGATTCAAACCACCGATTCAGGAGAAACGTATCTCTCTACAAGAGAACCGATTCCTGTTGGAGAAGTTGTAGCCGTATGGGGAGGTAAGGCGGTTCATAAAAATGAACTGACGGGCCTTTCTGGATTGTCTACTCCGCATCGTGTCAATCGAGACTTTTATTTAGTTTCTCCTTTGCACGATGATGGAATCGATTCGATCCATCTGATCCGACAAAAAGAGGATGCGAATTGTGGTTACCAAGGGGATATTGCTTTGGTGGCATTGAGAGACATTGCTGCAGGAGAAGAGATTTCTTTTCACCCTGCGATGCATTCTCCGGAGCTCGCGCTTTCGAAAGGAAAAAATTCGGATGTTTTCCGCACTCGATTTCATAAACATTTCCCGACTTATATTCAATCTCAGATCGATTCTAACGAAGAACTAAAAGTGCATCCCGCTTTTGTAGAAGGGGCTTGGGGACTTTTGACTTCGATTGATCTTGAATCTTGTAATCCTGCTTTGATTCGAGATGCGGATGCGATCAAACGTTATGTTTTGGAACTTTGCGATCTTATAGAGATGAAACGTTTTGGTGAAACAGTAGTAGTTCATTTTGGAGAAGATGAAAGAGTTGCAGGATATTCAATGTTCCAGTTGATTGAAACGTCTTGTATTTCGGCTCATTTTGCGAATGAGACGAATACTTCCTATATCGATATTTTCTCTTGTAAGTGTTATGATCCAAAGGTAGCCGCTGAGTTTACTCGTAAGTTTTTCCAGGGTGATGCTATGAGACTCACCGTGACTAACCGTTTCTAA
- the speE gene encoding polyamine aminopropyltransferase, giving the protein MELWLDEALELKNGRALKIKVKEFLHSRTTPFQKIDVFESVGFGRMFTLDGVVMMTEADEFAYHEMIVHVPMMSHPNPEKVLVIGGGDGGTVREVLKHPSVKEVHLCEIDKGVIDVCYEYFPEIANAMKDPRVKHAYEDGAKYVKDYQNYFDCIMVDSSDPVGPAEVLFKRPFYETMANCLKEGGICTTQGESFYYHGSIIRELFNFIPEIFKHCGYYYTVVPTYPSGIIGFTYCSKGPDPYTVTPDRQRVPQGLKYYSTEIHKAAFVLPQFAQKHIVRK; this is encoded by the coding sequence ATGGAACTCTGGTTAGACGAAGCATTAGAACTTAAAAATGGACGCGCGCTTAAGATCAAGGTAAAGGAATTTCTACATTCAAGGACCACTCCTTTTCAAAAGATAGACGTATTTGAATCTGTTGGTTTTGGAAGAATGTTCACTCTAGACGGAGTGGTCATGATGACCGAAGCGGATGAATTTGCGTATCATGAGATGATTGTTCATGTTCCTATGATGAGTCATCCAAATCCGGAAAAGGTTTTGGTGATTGGAGGTGGGGACGGGGGAACGGTTCGCGAAGTTCTCAAACATCCTTCGGTAAAGGAAGTTCATCTTTGTGAAATCGATAAAGGTGTCATCGACGTTTGTTATGAGTATTTTCCGGAAATCGCAAACGCGATGAAAGATCCTAGAGTAAAACACGCCTATGAAGATGGAGCCAAATACGTAAAAGATTATCAGAACTATTTCGATTGTATCATGGTGGATTCTTCTGATCCGGTTGGTCCTGCAGAAGTTCTTTTTAAAAGACCGTTCTATGAAACCATGGCCAACTGTTTAAAGGAAGGCGGAATCTGTACGACTCAAGGAGAAAGTTTTTACTATCACGGATCGATTATTCGCGAACTATTCAACTTTATTCCAGAGATTTTCAAACATTGTGGTTACTATTACACAGTAGTTCCGACCTATCCCTCTGGAATCATTGGATTTACTTACTGTTCCAAAGGGCCTGATCCGTACACGGTGACTCCCGATCGCCAAAGAGTTCCGCAAGGATTGAAATATTATTCTACAGAAATACACAAAGCGGCGTTTGTACTTCCACAGTTTGCGCAAAAACATATCGTTCGAAAATAA
- the pyrF gene encoding orotidine-5'-phosphate decarboxylase codes for MNFQSKFLTRSQALRSLLCVGLDPDFDKLPEIVKRSPEPLLQFCREIIDATASYAVAYKPNIAFFEMFGSSGIRQFEKVIGHLKSNYPQIPIVADVKRGDLDNTAKQYAKYYFGDLQVDSLTLSPYMGLDSIRPFLEYQDYLIFWLCLTSNPDSAQFQKKKFSETGRTLYEEVVYVANSVSTSNLGFVVGATSPSELQTLRKQNPDRIFLIPGFGAQGAKLENLLPVCGRNSLINSSRGIHFASNGSDFAVRAGQEAEKIHKKMQTQLANLS; via the coding sequence ATGAATTTCCAAAGTAAATTCCTAACCCGAAGTCAAGCTTTAAGGTCTCTTCTTTGTGTTGGACTGGATCCTGACTTTGACAAACTTCCTGAAATTGTTAAACGAAGTCCGGAACCACTGTTACAGTTTTGTAGAGAAATTATAGACGCAACCGCTTCTTACGCGGTCGCGTATAAACCGAATATAGCGTTTTTTGAAATGTTTGGCTCTTCCGGAATCAGACAATTTGAAAAAGTGATCGGACATCTCAAAAGTAATTATCCTCAGATTCCGATCGTAGCCGACGTCAAACGGGGAGATCTGGATAATACAGCCAAACAATACGCGAAATATTATTTTGGAGATTTACAGGTGGATAGCCTGACACTTTCTCCTTATATGGGTTTGGATTCGATTCGTCCTTTTTTAGAATATCAAGATTATCTTATATTCTGGCTTTGTTTAACCTCCAATCCGGACTCGGCTCAGTTTCAAAAGAAAAAATTTTCCGAAACGGGACGAACTCTTTACGAAGAGGTCGTTTATGTAGCTAACTCGGTTTCCACATCAAATTTAGGGTTTGTTGTAGGCGCAACCAGTCCTTCCGAATTGCAAACACTTCGAAAACAAAACCCGGATCGAATTTTTTTAATACCTGGTTTTGGCGCTCAGGGTGCAAAACTGGAGAATCTTTTGCCGGTTTGTGGACGTAATTCGTTGATTAATTCTTCGAGAGGAATTCATTTTGCATCCAACGGATCGGACTTTGCAGTACGTGCAGGCCAAGAAGCTGAGAAAATTCATAAAAAGATGCAGACTCAACTCGCCAATCTTTCCTAA
- a CDS encoding DUF1566 domain-containing protein, whose product MYKYFIFIALLFFSFCIKSPADLDPPYFVLQYLQNVDSTENQENNSNNNNSQCPAPAGPFNPGSIFDTGQTLCWNGAGTVQTCSLWLPGADGDFNNVPNARNFIGPTQHCKFTSDYTIFDPLHGLTWKACAQGQTGSDCSGSIPISMNWADTNGGLPGSCTELNTLNSGEGYAGRTNWRLPTVRELASIVHYTNNPHIENAFFPSRTFTGRSYMTSTIDAKVAGNNWTIDFAVTPPMDVRISSISQATSIYLRCVSGNTMPAPSFVDQADGTIRDLNTGLLWSQCTEGQGAGCGLTPPTSMDWNTARGNCNGKVLAGPGRVWRLPNINELLSIVDYSNAIFMLPAIDSAFFPLTANGLYWTSTTYDSNKSFAIGILFSTGAVLANDKSGNMVTRCVTTF is encoded by the coding sequence ATGTATAAGTATTTTATTTTTATAGCCTTACTTTTTTTTAGTTTCTGCATAAAGTCACCGGCCGATCTTGATCCACCCTATTTTGTATTGCAGTATTTACAAAATGTAGATTCTACTGAGAATCAGGAAAACAACTCTAATAACAATAATTCCCAATGCCCCGCACCCGCTGGTCCTTTTAATCCAGGCTCAATCTTTGATACTGGCCAGACACTTTGCTGGAATGGAGCTGGGACCGTTCAAACTTGTTCACTGTGGTTACCCGGAGCTGATGGAGATTTTAATAATGTTCCAAATGCTCGTAATTTTATAGGACCAACCCAACACTGTAAATTTACTTCCGATTATACTATATTCGATCCTCTGCATGGACTTACTTGGAAGGCATGTGCGCAAGGCCAGACTGGTTCAGACTGTTCTGGTAGTATTCCAATTTCAATGAACTGGGCAGACACAAATGGAGGACTTCCTGGAAGTTGTACCGAATTGAATACTCTCAACAGTGGAGAAGGATATGCTGGCAGAACTAATTGGAGACTTCCTACGGTAAGAGAACTTGCTTCTATCGTTCACTATACAAACAATCCTCATATTGAGAATGCTTTTTTTCCTTCTAGGACATTTACCGGAAGGTCTTACATGACTAGTACAATAGATGCTAAGGTAGCAGGAAATAATTGGACAATAGACTTTGCAGTTACACCACCTATGGATGTAAGAATTTCTAGTATATCACAAGCAACCTCTATCTATTTGCGTTGTGTTTCCGGAAACACGATGCCTGCGCCTTCTTTTGTAGATCAAGCGGACGGGACCATTCGAGATCTAAATACTGGACTTCTTTGGTCTCAATGCACGGAAGGGCAGGGGGCAGGATGTGGTTTGACTCCGCCAACTTCTATGGATTGGAATACTGCACGTGGTAATTGTAATGGTAAAGTTTTAGCGGGGCCGGGAAGGGTCTGGAGATTACCAAACATAAACGAACTTTTAAGTATTGTAGATTATAGTAATGCTATTTTTATGTTACCCGCTATTGATTCAGCTTTTTTTCCACTTACAGCCAATGGTTTATATTGGACTTCTACTACATATGATAGTAATAAAAGTTTCGCAATTGGTATTTTGTTTTCAACTGGAGCCGTCCTAGCAAATGATAAATCCGGCAATATGGTAACCCGTTGTGTAACTACGTTTTGA
- a CDS encoding YqaA family protein has protein sequence MEFEENIGRIFSELISMYGGIGLAFVSFAAATILPFSSEAALVLALISGLSTYEAIVWASFGNCTACIVNYFLGYSSETFVHKKLESSPTFLNLYQKIKTFGWPVLLLSFLPIIGDPITILSGFFKQKLWLFVSIVFTLRIVRYVLLAFVLNRS, from the coding sequence TTGGAGTTCGAAGAAAATATTGGGAGAATTTTTTCTGAACTAATTTCCATGTACGGAGGGATTGGTCTTGCGTTCGTTTCTTTTGCGGCGGCCACAATTCTTCCGTTCAGTTCTGAAGCCGCTTTGGTTCTTGCACTTATTTCAGGGCTTTCTACTTATGAGGCCATTGTTTGGGCTTCATTTGGAAATTGTACCGCTTGTATCGTGAATTATTTTCTAGGTTATAGTTCAGAAACTTTTGTTCATAAAAAGCTAGAATCCTCGCCAACATTTCTAAATTTGTATCAAAAGATAAAAACTTTTGGTTGGCCAGTCTTATTGTTATCTTTTTTACCCATCATAGGTGATCCTATCACCATTCTTTCCGGTTTTTTTAAGCAAAAATTATGGTTATTTGTAAGTATTGTATTTACTTTACGGATTGTTCGTTATGTTCTTTTAGCATTTGTTTTGAATAGATCATAA
- a CDS encoding DUF2062 domain-containing protein — MNFKFLKKNFRILKVFSPKNIIEVLKKELKSGITPEKISLSIVVGAGMGVFPLIGTTMALCGILGVLFRLNPVAIQLANYLVYPLQIILIFPFLKTGSIVTSTPLDLSWAERISSDNVSVVAKGIFDVAAFAVLGWLIWVPIISIVFYFLLLPFLKRMSKLFHSKKDQGASGG, encoded by the coding sequence TTGAATTTTAAATTTTTAAAAAAGAATTTTCGGATCCTAAAAGTTTTTTCTCCAAAAAATATAATAGAAGTTCTTAAAAAAGAACTGAAGTCCGGAATTACTCCAGAAAAAATTTCATTGAGTATCGTTGTCGGTGCGGGAATGGGTGTGTTCCCTTTAATCGGTACGACTATGGCTCTTTGTGGAATTTTAGGTGTGTTGTTTCGGCTCAATCCGGTTGCGATTCAGTTGGCAAATTATCTCGTTTATCCTTTACAAATTATTTTGATTTTTCCGTTTTTAAAAACAGGTTCTATCGTTACCTCTACTCCTTTGGATTTAAGTTGGGCGGAACGTATTTCCTCGGACAACGTTTCCGTAGTTGCCAAAGGAATATTTGATGTCGCCGCCTTTGCCGTGTTAGGTTGGTTAATTTGGGTTCCAATCATTTCTATCGTTTTTTATTTTCTTCTTTTGCCGTTTTTGAAAAGGATGAGTAAATTATTTCATTCTAAAAAAGATCAAGGGGCTTCTGGCGGATAA
- a CDS encoding nucleotide pyrophosphohydrolase — MNENELTFNQAQKKIDQWISEFGVRYFSELTNLAILMEEVGEFSRLIARKYGDQSFKKGEDPEEISKEMGDILFVLICLANQMGISLEDALRATLNKNTERDKNRHKENPKLQT; from the coding sequence ATGAACGAAAACGAACTCACTTTCAATCAGGCTCAAAAAAAAATAGATCAATGGATTTCGGAATTTGGAGTTCGGTATTTTTCAGAACTCACCAATCTTGCAATTCTCATGGAAGAAGTGGGAGAATTTTCAAGGCTAATTGCCAGAAAATATGGAGATCAATCTTTTAAAAAAGGGGAAGATCCAGAAGAAATTTCTAAGGAAATGGGGGACATTTTATTTGTATTGATTTGTCTTGCCAATCAGATGGGGATTTCTTTAGAAGACGCGTTACGCGCCACTTTAAATAAAAACACGGAAAGAGATAAAAACCGCCACAAGGAAAATCCAAAACTTCAAACTTAA
- a CDS encoding DUF1574 domain-containing protein, with amino-acid sequence MNILKRSNLIPLFRKKLLTVPILFFIFAIFLDRLLSSQLIRPYTEAGAEYYFYEMKDRVLSALIKEKSVSKKDQKTLIFFGTSHMGEFSLDVMRKKRSDLIVYNFSAPSAPFSYHNYNLEKILSSGIKPDYAILEFYPDSMTDFCNRYPLRYSYDLPYFLRYANWFSTNDWDTFLRSKVFRTTVFPPRFKEAMGRIKDPSSKETILAVRNLLMTESDKFNGGIPNVLLTNTPPEKLEEEAIKYYNETYRYISLSLIQKKFLFQFLETAEKNGIKVILWSPLLYEGLESRVKSAEFYPTWENIRRRTLEFKNVVPLDMNEFRAQVKCRKYIDPHHLSGGCYLEPTEILVDRLDI; translated from the coding sequence ATGAATATCCTAAAACGATCAAACCTAATTCCTTTGTTTCGTAAAAAACTATTAACGGTTCCTATCTTATTTTTTATTTTTGCGATTTTTTTGGATCGTCTTTTATCCTCTCAGTTAATTCGCCCTTATACCGAAGCGGGAGCGGAATATTACTTTTATGAAATGAAAGATAGAGTGCTTTCCGCTTTAATCAAAGAAAAGTCCGTCTCTAAAAAAGATCAAAAAACGTTGATCTTTTTTGGAACTTCACACATGGGGGAATTTTCGCTCGATGTGATGCGTAAAAAAAGATCGGATTTAATCGTGTATAATTTTTCTGCGCCTTCCGCGCCTTTTTCGTATCACAACTACAACCTGGAAAAAATACTTTCCTCCGGAATCAAACCGGATTACGCAATTTTAGAATTTTATCCGGATTCAATGACGGATTTCTGCAACCGTTATCCATTACGTTATTCTTATGATCTTCCGTATTTTCTACGTTATGCGAATTGGTTTTCCACAAACGACTGGGATACGTTTTTAAGATCCAAGGTTTTTAGAACCACTGTGTTCCCACCTAGATTTAAAGAAGCGATGGGAAGAATCAAGGACCCTAGTTCCAAAGAAACGATTCTTGCGGTCCGAAATCTTCTTATGACGGAATCGGATAAGTTCAACGGAGGAATTCCGAACGTATTATTGACCAATACTCCTCCGGAAAAATTAGAAGAAGAAGCGATAAAATACTACAACGAAACCTATCGTTATATCAGTTTATCTCTAATTCAGAAAAAATTTCTGTTTCAATTTTTAGAGACCGCGGAAAAAAACGGAATCAAAGTGATCCTTTGGTCCCCCTTATTGTATGAGGGTTTGGAAAGTAGAGTAAAATCTGCAGAGTTTTATCCTACTTGGGAAAACATTCGCAGACGAACATTAGAATTTAAGAATGTAGTTCCTCTCGATATGAATGAGTTTCGCGCCCAAGTAAAATGTAGGAAATACATAGATCCTCATCATTTGAGCGGGGGATGTTACTTAGAACCGACTGAAATCTTAGTGGATCGACTGGATATATAA
- a CDS encoding MBOAT family O-acyltransferase → MIFTSTLFLLFFLCVYIIYWSYNGKSYREWVIVIASLIFYATWSIPFLFHLLGILYINYLAIQSLFKKKSLFVLRTIVILDLINLGIFKYFYFFTDNFYTWTSWKFLDQKTFGFQIILPLAISFYTFQIIAFVVDVYRGKIIENCGFFRFVLFILFFPQLVAGPIMRHQDFFPILDKVKIKPSYVYAGLYLLGLGVAKKILVADNIAALIDPVYRNPSEYDGNSLFWAAQGFTWQVYCDFSGYTDIARGCAFLLGFNIPVNFRAPFFGQNVQDLWRRWHITLATWLRDYIYIPLGGSRTSEPRVYLNLIITFTLGGFWHGASWTYVVWGFWHGFWLVIDRLMEKIGVPKLPEKGFIWWLVRAFFVYSIFMIGAVFFRSQSVSDAWHVLYYGFQWISEPTKSILKSSLLIPFLIGGILLHTLEYFEKWSRFYFKYRKILISIFLILLVLLLSNYAGKSQDFIYFQF, encoded by the coding sequence ATGATCTTTACTTCCACTTTATTTCTTCTATTCTTTCTTTGTGTTTATATTATTTATTGGAGTTACAACGGGAAAAGCTACAGGGAATGGGTGATTGTAATCGCATCCTTAATTTTTTACGCTACCTGGAGCATTCCTTTTCTTTTTCATTTATTAGGAATTCTTTATATTAATTATTTAGCAATTCAAAGTCTATTTAAAAAGAAAAGTCTGTTCGTTCTAAGAACGATCGTAATTTTAGATCTGATCAATCTGGGAATATTTAAATATTTTTATTTTTTTACAGATAACTTTTATACTTGGACCAGCTGGAAATTTTTAGACCAAAAAACCTTCGGCTTTCAAATTATTCTACCGCTTGCAATCAGTTTTTATACGTTCCAAATTATCGCGTTTGTAGTGGATGTTTATCGCGGAAAGATTATCGAAAATTGTGGTTTTTTTCGATTTGTACTTTTTATTTTATTTTTTCCACAGTTGGTGGCCGGTCCGATCATGAGGCACCAAGATTTTTTTCCAATCTTGGATAAAGTAAAAATCAAACCTTCTTATGTTTATGCCGGTTTATATCTTTTAGGGCTTGGAGTTGCAAAAAAAATTTTAGTCGCGGATAATATCGCCGCTTTGATAGATCCAGTATATAGAAATCCTTCCGAGTATGACGGCAATTCTCTTTTTTGGGCGGCACAAGGATTTACCTGGCAAGTTTATTGCGATTTTAGCGGTTATACGGATATAGCCAGAGGTTGTGCTTTTCTTTTAGGTTTTAATATTCCAGTAAATTTTCGCGCGCCTTTTTTCGGACAAAACGTTCAGGATCTATGGAGAAGATGGCACATAACACTCGCAACTTGGCTTAGAGATTATATTTATATTCCGTTAGGCGGTTCCAGAACTTCAGAACCTAGAGTTTATTTGAATTTAATCATTACGTTCACGTTAGGCGGCTTTTGGCACGGGGCCAGCTGGACTTATGTGGTGTGGGGATTTTGGCACGGTTTCTGGTTGGTAATTGATCGATTGATGGAAAAGATCGGCGTTCCAAAATTACCCGAAAAAGGATTTATATGGTGGCTCGTACGCGCTTTTTTCGTATATTCAATTTTTATGATAGGAGCCGTTTTTTTTCGCTCTCAATCTGTTTCGGATGCCTGGCACGTTCTTTATTACGGGTTTCAGTGGATTTCCGAACCTACAAAATCAATATTAAAAAGTTCTCTGTTAATTCCGTTTTTAATTGGGGGAATTCTACTTCATACATTAGAATATTTCGAAAAGTGGTCTCGGTTTTATTTTAAATATCGAAAAATTCTAATTTCCATTTTTCTAATTTTATTAGTTCTACTTCTTTCCAATTACGCGGGTAAAAGTCAGGACTTTATCTATTTTCAGTTTTAA
- a CDS encoding SGNH/GDSL hydrolase family protein yields the protein MKEYIAFIKDSKFWIPVLILVGLETVMQFGCYKPFLKKNSYAANVSRITDHVLEKQKEFDPDVLVVGTSVAYQGLSIPILNQELSSLRKKVQSIAIPGTELIVQDLAVLKTLPHFKNVKTVVHVFEVTTPWVGQKILNLPTLAMISEFNRLEVYSRIYDFGYQVNVNDLIYITLKSIAYRRDIQDLILSPSKRIKDIGKRFKIENLNPWDYENSYLERISMYPIQDISNCIEKTDPANGLPIPKGSDRFHKKAIFDTCIIANHIVTHAKEDEVTKQYFDRLKILHDEIRKIGKENGQDIQIIGVVAPYSQLIQKWRLTERNEVWKRELKRIHPSNPVPLLDYQDMLDGPDNGNYYYDLIHLNSIGMKKLTLAFAKDLKAILEKETK from the coding sequence ATGAAAGAATATATTGCGTTTATCAAAGATTCCAAGTTTTGGATTCCGGTTTTGATCCTAGTTGGGCTCGAAACCGTAATGCAGTTCGGTTGTTATAAACCTTTTTTAAAAAAGAATTCATACGCGGCTAACGTTTCTAGAATTACGGATCACGTTCTTGAAAAACAAAAAGAATTTGATCCAGACGTTTTGGTCGTAGGAACATCGGTCGCATATCAAGGTTTGTCCATTCCTATTTTGAATCAGGAACTTTCTTCTTTAAGAAAAAAAGTTCAGTCCATTGCAATTCCAGGAACCGAGTTGATCGTACAAGATCTGGCCGTTTTAAAAACTCTTCCTCATTTTAAAAACGTAAAAACGGTAGTTCACGTATTTGAAGTGACAACTCCTTGGGTTGGTCAAAAAATTCTAAATCTACCTACTCTTGCGATGATTTCCGAATTCAATCGTCTGGAAGTGTATTCCAGAATTTATGATTTCGGTTATCAAGTGAATGTGAACGATCTTATCTACATTACTTTGAAGTCCATCGCTTATAGGAGAGACATTCAAGATCTGATTTTAAGTCCTTCTAAAAGGATCAAAGATATAGGGAAACGTTTTAAAATAGAAAATCTGAATCCTTGGGACTATGAGAATTCTTATCTAGAAAGAATCAGCATGTATCCTATTCAAGACATTTCTAACTGTATCGAAAAGACAGATCCTGCTAACGGTCTACCGATTCCAAAAGGTTCGGATCGATTTCATAAAAAGGCGATCTTTGATACCTGCATTATCGCAAATCATATAGTTACACATGCAAAAGAAGACGAAGTCACAAAACAGTACTTCGATCGTCTTAAGATTTTACACGACGAAATCAGAAAAATCGGAAAAGAAAACGGTCAAGACATACAAATAATCGGAGTAGTCGCACCTTATAGTCAACTCATACAAAAATGGAGACTTACGGAAAGAAACGAAGTTTGGAAAAGAGAACTAAAAAGAATCCATCCTTCTAATCCGGTTCCGTTACTTGATTATCAGGATATGTTGGACGGTCCGGATAACGGGAATTACTATTACGATCTGATTCATCTCAATTCGATAGGAATGAAAAAACTAACGCTCGCATTTGCAAAAGATTTGAAAGCAATTCTGGAAAAGGAAACCAAATGA
- a CDS encoding MBOAT family O-acyltransferase, with product MLFNSLHFLFFFPIVLILNHLLKGKIQRIFLLGASFYFYMSWRKEFILLLLYSIVIDYFVSLKIQDTVDAKKRKLWLLLSLITNLGLLAYFKYTNFLLGVVNDLTPTAGFKFAYYDIVLPVGISFYTFQSLSYTIDVYRGQIKAKRSFLDFALYVSFFPQLVAGPIVRAQTFFRDLELPLPIQKEDIQIAFCQILIGFTRKIVFADNLAKVVDSTFANYTTLNPIEIWTGALAFGWQIYFDFAGYTDIAIGVARLFGYKFDPNFNFPMVARNITDHWSRWHISFSTWIRDYIFIPLGGSRGSALFTYRNIFITWFFAGVWHGAAYHFISWGLWQGIMILAHREYSKTRIATFLNEKGGIVYDICARIFTMFCLTFGFIMFRAETMEKAIPMMKSLLFLGPNGFVRIKGYSNYTYGILLLICFIASYLFAKNNIERIVQSRWKFILFFLANVFMLLIFGITESQSFLYFAF from the coding sequence ATGCTTTTTAACTCTCTTCATTTTCTATTTTTCTTTCCGATCGTACTCATTCTCAATCATCTATTAAAAGGAAAAATACAAAGAATTTTTCTTTTAGGCGCAAGTTTTTATTTTTATATGTCTTGGAGAAAAGAATTCATCCTTCTTTTACTCTATTCAATTGTCATCGATTATTTCGTTTCTCTCAAAATTCAAGATACCGTAGATGCTAAAAAAAGAAAACTTTGGCTTTTGTTATCTCTTATCACCAATTTAGGACTACTCGCCTACTTTAAATATACGAACTTTCTTTTAGGAGTAGTAAACGATCTCACTCCTACGGCAGGATTTAAATTCGCATATTATGATATAGTACTTCCGGTTGGAATTTCATTTTATACGTTTCAATCGTTGAGTTATACGATTGACGTATATCGAGGACAAATAAAAGCCAAAAGATCTTTTTTAGATTTTGCTCTTTATGTTTCCTTTTTTCCTCAACTGGTAGCTGGACCGATCGTCCGTGCGCAAACGTTCTTTCGAGATTTAGAACTTCCTCTTCCAATTCAAAAAGAAGATATACAAATCGCGTTCTGTCAGATTCTGATTGGATTTACTCGTAAGATTGTTTTTGCAGACAATCTAGCAAAAGTGGTAGATTCTACTTTTGCAAACTATACAACTCTCAATCCCATTGAAATTTGGACAGGGGCGCTTGCGTTTGGTTGGCAGATCTATTTTGACTTTGCAGGTTATACCGACATCGCCATCGGTGTGGCTCGTCTTTTTGGATATAAGTTTGATCCTAATTTCAATTTTCCAATGGTCGCAAGAAACATAACGGATCACTGGTCTCGTTGGCATATATCATTTTCTACTTGGATTCGGGATTATATTTTCATTCCTCTCGGTGGATCTAGAGGAAGTGCACTCTTCACGTATAGAAACATATTTATCACTTGGTTTTTTGCGGGAGTTTGGCACGGAGCCGCGTATCATTTTATCAGTTGGGGACTCTGGCAGGGAATTATGATTCTTGCACATAGAGAATATTCTAAAACAAGAATTGCCACCTTTTTAAACGAGAAAGGAGGCATCGTATACGATATTTGTGCTAGAATTTTTACGATGTTTTGCCTAACGTTTGGATTTATCATGTTTAGAGCGGAGACAATGGAAAAGGCGATTCCTATGATGAAGTCTCTACTCTTTTTAGGACCGAATGGATTTGTAAGAATCAAAGGATATTCTAATTATACATATGGGATTCTATTATTGATTTGTTTTATAGCATCTTATCTATTCGCAAAAAATAATATAGAAAGAATCGTTCAAAGTAGATGGAAATTCATACTTTTCTTTCTGGCAAACGTATTTATGCTTTTGATTTTCGGAATTACAGAAAGTCAGAGTTTTCTTTACTTTGCGTTTTAG